In Capsicum annuum cultivar UCD-10X-F1 chromosome 7, UCD10Xv1.1, whole genome shotgun sequence, one genomic interval encodes:
- the LOC107878225 gene encoding aconitate hydratase, cytoplasmic — protein sequence MYSNTARKYSSSAASSLLRAGCSRPLASTSSAAHAPSIRAGVSHQQRCYYYSSTLRSLGCSVTRWSHGVDWKSPISLTAQIRTAAPALNSFHRKLATMAAENPFKGILTALPKPGGGEFGKFYSLPALNDPRIDKLPYSIRILLESAIRNCDNFQVKKEDVEKIIDWENSAPKLVEIPFKPARVLLQDFTGVPAVVDLACMRDAMNNLGSDSDKINPLVPVDLVIDHSVQVDVTRSENAVQANMELEFQRNKERFAFLKWGSNAFQNMLVVPPGSGIVHQVNLEYLGRVVFNREGLLYPDSVVGTDSHTTMIDGLGVAGWGVGGIEAEAAMLGQPMSMVLPGVVGFKLSGKLRNGVTATDLVLTVTQMLRKHGVVGKFVEFYGEGMSELSLADRATIANMSPEYGATMGFFPVDHVTLQYLKLTGRSDETVGMVEAYLRANNMFVDYNEPQTEKVYSSYLNLDLADVEPCVSGPKRPHDRVPLKEMKSDWHACLDNKVGFKGFAVPKEVQDKVAKFSFHGQPAELKHGSVVIAAITSCTNTSNPSVMLGAALVAKKASELGLHVKPWVKTSLAPGSGVVTKYLLKSGLQKYLNQQGFNIVGYGCTTCIGNSGDLDESVASAISENDIVAAAVLSGNRNFEGRVHALTRANYLASPPLVVAYALAGTVDIDFEKDPIGKGKDGKDVYFRDIWPSTEEIAEVVQSSVLPDMFKSTYEAITKGNTMWNELSVPTSKLYSWDPKSTYIHEPPYFKGMTMDPPGPHGVKDAYCLLNFGDSITTDHISPAGSIHKDSPAARYLMERGVDRKDFNSYGSRRGNDEIMARGTFANIRLVNKLLNGEVGPKTVHIPSGEKLSVFDAAMKYKSAGQNTIILAGAEYGSGSSRDWAAKGPMLLGVKAVIAKSFERIHRSNLVGMGIVPLCFKAGEDADTLGLTGHERYTIDLPENISEIRPGQDVTVQTDTGKSFTCTVRFDTEVELAYFNHGGILQYVIRQLTKQ from the exons ATGTATAGTAATACAGCTCGCAAGTACTCTTCTTCCGCTGCTTCTTCGTTATTGAGAGCAGGTTGTTCAAGGCCACTCGCTTCTACTTCGAGTGCTGCACACGCGCCGTCCATTCGTGCAGGGGTTAGTCATCAGCAGCGTTGTTATTATTATTCGTCGACGCTTCGGTCACTGGGCTGCAGCGTGACGCGGTGGAGTCACGGTGTTGATTGGAAGTCTCCGATTAGTTTGACTGCTCAGATCAGGACTGCTGCTCCTGCTCTTAACAGTTTCCATCGCAAACTCGCTACCATGG CTGCAGAGAATCCATTTAAGGGAATCCTCACTGCTCTTCCAAAGCCTGGAGGTGGTGAATTCGGAAAGTTCTATAGTCTACCTGCTCTCAACGATCCCAGGATTG ACAAGCTACCATATTCTATTAGAATTCTTCTCGAATCAGCAATCCGTAATTGTGACAACTTTCAAGTGAAAAAGGAAGATGTTGAAAAGATTATTGACTGGGAAAACTCTGCACCTAAGCTTGTGGAGATACCCTTCAAGCCGGCCCGTGTCTTGTTACAG GATTTTACTGGGGTACCAGCTGTGGTGGACCTTGCTTGCATGCGTGATGCCATGAACAACCTTGGCAGTGATTCTGACAAGATCAATCCATTG GTCCCTGTCGACCTAGTTATTGATCACTCGGTTCAAGTTGATGTAACAAGGTCAGAAAATGCAGTCCAGGCTAATATGGAGCTTGAATTCCAAAGAAACAAGGAGAGATTTGCCTTTCTTAAGTGGGGATCCAATGCTTTCCAGAACATGCTTGTTGTTCCACCTGGTTCTGGTATTGTGCATCAG gtgaatcttgaatatcttggaaGGGTTGTCTTTAATAGGGAAGGCTTGCTCTACCCAGATAGTGTGGTCGGAACAGATTCCCACACCACCATGATTGATGGTCTTGGAGTTGCTGGCTGGGGTGTCGGAGGTATTGAGGCAGAAGCTGCAATGCTTGGCCAG CCAATGAGCATGGTGTTGCCTGGAGTTGTTGGGTTCAAGCTATCAGGGAAATTGCGAAATGGTGTAACTGCCACTGACTTGGTGCTGACTGTCACTCAAATGCTGAGGAAGCATGGTGTTGTTGGAAAGTTTGTTGAGTTCTATG GTGAAGGAATGAGTGAGCTTTCATTGGCTGACAGGGCCACCATTGCAAACATGTCTCCTGAATATGGTGCAACAATGGGTTTCTTCCCTGTAGATCATGTTACCCTGCAATATCTCAAGTTAACAGGCAGAAGTGATGAAACA GTTGGAATGGTAGAGGCATATCTCCGTGCAAATAATATGTTTGTCGATTATAATGAG CCTCAAACAGAAAAAGTGTACTCTTCTTATTTGAACCTAGACCTTGCTGATGTGGAACCATGTGTGTCTGGGCCAAAGAG ACCCCATGACCGTGTGCCTTTGAAAGAAATGAAGTCTGACTGGCATGCTTGCCTAGATAACAAAGTTGGATTCAAG GGATTTGCAGTGCCAAAAGAGGTGCAAGATAAAGTAGCTAAGTTTTCCTTCCACGGGCAACCTGCAGAGCTCAAACATGGCAGCGTTGTGATTGCTGCTATCACAAGTTGCACAAATACATCCAATCCCAGTGTTATGCTAGGAGCAGCTCTGGTTGCTAAAAAGGCTTCTGAGCTGGGTCTACAT GTTAAGCCATGGGTTAAAACAAGCCTTGCTCCAGGCTCTGGTGTTGTTACAAAATACTTGCTCAAGAG TGgacttcaaaaatatttaaatcagcAAGGTTTCAACATTGTTGGCTATGGATGCACCACTTGTATCGGGAACTCTGGGGACTTGGATGAATCTGTTGCTTCTGCCATATCAGAGAATG acattgttgctgctgctgtaCTATCCGGAAACCGAAACTTTGAGGGGCGTGTTCATGCCCTGACAAGAGCAAACTATCTTGCTTCCCCTCCTTTGGTGGTTGCCTATGCTCTTGCTGGCACT GTTGACATCGACTTTGAGAAAGATCCAATTGGAAAGGGTAAGGATGGTAAGGATGTGTACTTCAGGGATATATGGCCATCTACTGAAGAAATTGCTGAG GTTGTTCAATCAAGTGTACTGCCAGACATGTTCAAGAGTACTTATGAAGCTATTACAAAGGGAAATACCATGTGGAATGAATTATCTGTGCCAACATCAAAGCTGTATTCATGGGATCCTAAATCTACATACATTCATGAGCCACCATATTTCAAGGGTATGACCATGGATCCTCCTGGACCCCATGGAGTGAAGGATGCCTACTGCTTGCTGAACTTTGGTGACAGTATTACTACGGATCACATTTCACCTGCCGGAAGCATTCATAAAGATAGCCCTGCTGCTAGGTACCTTATGGAGCGGGGTGTCGATCGCAAAGACTTCAACTCATATGGTAGCCGTCGTGgtaatgatgaaattatggctagGGGTACTTTCGCCAATATCCGTCTTGTAAACAAGCTGTTAAATGGAGAAGTTGGTCCAAAGACTGTCCACATTCCCTCAGGAGAAAAGCTATCTGTGTTTGATGCTGCAATG AAATACAAATCCGCTGGGCAAAACACTATTATCTTGGCTGGAGCTGAATATGGTAGTGGAAGCTCCCGAGATTGGGCTGCCAAGGGCCCAATGTTGTTG GGAGTTAAAGCTGTAATTGCTAAGAGCTTCGAGAGGATTCACCGCAGCAACTTGGTAGGAATGGGTATCGTGCCTCTATGTTTTAAGGCTGGGGAGGATGCAGATACGCTTGGATTGACAGGTCACGAGCGATATACCATTGATCTTCCTGAAAATATTAGTGAGATACGCCCAGGTCAAGACGTTACTGTACAAACAGATACTGGAAAATCCTTCACCTGCACAGTGCGGTTTGACACTGAG GTGGAGTTGGCTTATTTCAACCATGGAGGTATTCTTCAATATGTCATTCGTCAGTTGACAAAGCAATGA